Genomic segment of Arachis stenosperma cultivar V10309 chromosome 4, arast.V10309.gnm1.PFL2, whole genome shotgun sequence:
ataatttgtagcTATCAAATagttatcaataataattttaatgataTGAAATTGGTGTAAGATTTCATCCaataattcacttttcttttaCTGATTATATACTaaccaaaatttaataaatttactGATGctaaacttttctattttaaaattcatgtctcGACTTGTTGGGTGTGGTATTCTATGTCCCTTGTCAGTGTCAGCATCAAAGGTTATGCATAATTTTGCtgcaaatataaaaaattcaaaataaacaCGTAAAAATAGACTTTGGATCAAATAACGGATTTAGCCCTCTCCCTCTCCCTGAGTCCCTGTCCCGTTTCCTTTCCTACAGTGATTAACTACTGTAGTTATTAATCTAAAGTTTTTCAGATTAACTCTAGTTTTGATTtaaaagaagaacaaaaggATCGTAAAGAAAGACTAACAGTTCATTGATCAAAAGATCATAATAAGCTGTTAATTGTCAGTTTAACTttgtttttatgtttaaaaCAACAGAAGCACGATTATTACACCGAATTCAGTCAATTAAGCAGAACGAAACATTACTATTTGTTTGTCTATATACAAATCAATATTCATGGCATGTAAGAATATTATCATATATATGAGACTGACGGTAatcaacaaagaaaaaaaagcaatatatattgagagagagagagagagagagagagagagagagagagagagagagagagagagagaggcagCAGTCATTACCAACGGTTCTCTTCAAGAAAAAACTGGCCGAATACAGAGAGAAGACACGAGATCCAGAACTCTAATGATGGTTGAATTAGTGAACTTCCCTCATCCCCAGTCAAGGTGTTCTTCTTGTTAACAATACCATTGGCCAGCTTGGTCTCcttttatatattgttaattACAGAGGAAGGAGAGTATAGAGAATTAAAGTAAGGGTTGTGTTAAACCCATACAGAAGAAAATTGAAAAGACAAAAATAGATAAGGAAATTAACTTTGATATAGGATATAAGATTgtgaaatattaaaatataataaatagatcctctcaatgatttttttaatttttttataaagtataattttttattatttaacattttttgtataattttttttaatttcacttaaaaaatatataataagaaatttcattttatcaaaaaaattaagaaaaaaatgaagacAATCCATTTTTAAAATATAGGGCAAATTTTCAATCCAAGTTATCTAAAAACTCACTCACAAGGTGACAGATCGAGACGGGTCCAGTACCGCCTCCCATGCCCATTCTTTGTAATCCAAACTCAGGTACTCTTCCGTACAAGAATTAAAGTATAGGAAAATTAGTAGGTGAGTTTGTAATCAATTCAAATTGTTAGTACTTAGTCTTAGGTGGAGTAGAGTTATGTTTGTATTTGGTTGCTATAGTCGTGGGGTTATCTTGGGCTGTCCCGGTACTTTCTCGGTGCGGGTTGGCTTTGTCGAACCCAAACCATGacagaataaaattttatagaaaaattatCACGTATATCATGTACTTTCTTGGAAGTTCAATATTTCTTGTACGATTAAATGTGATtaaatgtgtttttaaattacagtttgtaaataaaaatttgtataaattaattttttaaaattaatttaataaaaaataaatttatattaagaataatttacaaaaataaaatgattgaagaaaaattttacataaataCAACATTGGTAATTTTTAGATGCAAATACAGCAAATGTAACTGTATATAATTCGCTACATCCTGTAGTAGAACTCAATTGCACGTAATTCGTTACAGGGTATCGTGGATTATGTTGAGAGCTGCATTACTTATAAACCACTACAATGATCAAAAGGGGTTTGTGCATAATCTGCTACACCCTGTAGCGGATTATGAGTAGGGGTGCACATGGGTCGGGTGAAGACGGGTTTGATATGACCCATATCCGACCCGAAATATACACCGGGTCTATTTATTAGACCCGAACTCgaccctagacccgatgaaaccaATACACTTTCGGGCCATAATTATACCGGGTGAAAACCAGGCCGTTAACATTACATTACGTTGATACCTTCTTGTAAGCtagcatgtaaaaatatccaaattttcaaGACTCTAACCATTATTTAAtatggtaaaattcacttagaaaaatataacaagaaccaacccttctttaaaattaaagcataaccacaaTTAATACTAAAGTATAATCACAATCAATACcaatattgtctaataacaccaaatatttaaatcaatacaaataacacaatattatgtaTTAGTCTAAAGTTTTATGCattctaaacataaaacattaacttatagtcttataatgaataataacacaaaatattaaggtttataatacttaaattccacataagaatagccatgatctatcactaataacacaaaatattaattgtataTGATGACCGGGCCACTGGGCCGACTTCGGACGATCCGAGCTATGGCccggacccgacccgaaataatgaccggaTCTATTTTTAAGACCCTTACCCGACCCTGAACCCGGcgaaatcacaccaaattagctCCTAAAGTGTTCGAGATCGGACTGCGTCTTCGAGCCGGGTCGGGCCATGTGCATCCCTAATTATGAGTACAGTGGTGATTATATATACCGCGTTAGGCTGTAGCGGAAATCATTTGAACGATTTTAGAAAGAaagttagagagagaaaatagagagaatGGAGAGAAAATTCAAATTCTGGAGTAGTTTCGAAAAATGGAGGATGAACGGCGGTTGTACCGGCTCGACGGTGTTGCTCACATAGCCGGAACCATCGATGAAGAGGTAAGTGTCtctatttttcttcaatattttaataaatgtatattttattcaatattAAGGAAATTAATTAGATAGATAGAGACTTAGTTTAGCTTTTggtttaaaaatgaaaatttgaaatttaaacttTGACATTTAACAATTAATAGTCAAGGTAGAGAGGtaaattagtaattttaaaACCCATGTAGCTTAAGAATAGAAACATAAGCTATAGTTTGGTGATGTCATTGTTAGAAATTAAGCCGGTGTTCTTTATTTCTGAAAATGCAGCTTTCCCGATGTGTGCATAACGTCCGTAGGCAACAGAATATGCCATTACATGATAGGATCATACTTTACTTGGAGAGGGCTGGGTTGTACCACCTGGCTAGGCTGAACGCGCATTGGTTCTGGTTGGATGAGCCTCTGGTCAGCGCATTTATCGAGAGGTGGTGGCCTGAGACCCACACTTTCCATATGCCATTCAGAGAGTGTACTATCACGCTCCAAGATGTGGCATACCAGCTCGGGCTGCCCGTGGATGGCCAGGCTGTTTCCGGGTGCATGATAGACTTCCACATGCACATCGAAGGGGCCAGACCGGCATGGGAGTAGTTCGAGAACTTATTTGGTGAGCTTCCATCACTGAATAAGAGAAAGTTATACACAGTCCAATTCATATGGTTTCATGAGCGGTTCAGGGTGTTACCAGCAGATGCTTCGGAGGAGACCATGCACATATATGCACGTGCGTATATTATGATGCATTTGTCGACACAGCTGTTCATGGACAAGAGTGCTAATCGGGTCCACCTTCGCTGGTTGCCTTTTGTGGCGAGACTTGACGATATGGACAGCTATAGCTGGGGTGCCGCTGTATTGGCGTGGCTGTACCGATGCATGTGCAGGGTGGCGAACAGAAACGTCACCAACTTGGCTGGACCCCTTTAGTTGCTACAGTCATGGATCTTTTGGTAGTTCCCCACCCTGAGGCTGCAGGGTTTTGATACTTTCTCTTTTCCATTGGCATTAAGGTATAATTTAATTCACGTATTCTTTCAAGTTCATTACGTTCTATATATGAAATTACATACTTACGTGCTATTTTTGCAATTCAGATGGGCCACATATTTTCCCACTTCTGATGGGAAGGAACAGCGAATTATTCAGTATCGTCTGGCATTGGATCGACTGACTCGTCGAGATGTaagtattttgtttttgttcttcattaTTTTAACTGTTTTTTCCACACTTATATGTATACATTGGTACAATGCTGACTTGTCTTCTGTCACTCAGATTGTGTGGGAACCATATGGTTCTCTGGACGTACTGGCAGTCATCCATCAGGAGATAGTGGCTGAGGAGCATAGCCAGTTATGGCGGGCCATCACCAGCCTGATATACTTTGCAGTGATTGAGTGGCATCAGGTAGACAAGGTCTTCCCACAGTTAGGGGGCGTACAACATCTACTTGAGCCAGCGCTCAACATAGAGTATCTTCATAGTAAGGACAGCAGGGGTGGAGATAGATGGTTCCCCATTTACTATAGGACATGGCATCAGCATTGGGACGAGCGAGTTCACTATGTGTTGAATGTTCAGAGAGTTCCTGATCCTGATCCATCCGTTGAGTACCTGGACTGGTGGCACCGTGTTGCACATAGAATTCTATCATCAGGGATTGCTTTTGCCAACCTCAGGCTGACCTAGGTTCCGGACGATGCTATACTCAGAGGGTCGTCGCAGGCGCCGACTAGAGTTCCAGCATCCGATATGCCGGATAACAGACGCGTGGAGTAGAGACGACGCATCGGTACACGTGCCACTGATCGCGAGTAGCGCTGGCTCGACGACATGATGCAGGAGGAGCAGGTTGGTGGTGATGACGGAGGCCAGGAAGATCATCGCCTTCGTCGATCTACTGCTAGACGACGGGCTGCTCGTGGTGGATGAGCACCTCCCGTCCACCATGATGACGAGGCTGGATCGTCTTGTCGGCACCCTACAGACACTCATGTTGGTGGCACCGCAGAGGCTAGTTTAGGTGGTACACCTTTTACTCACGTATATAGCTCTCAGGTACTACATGAGTGTAGCACACAGTTGTTAGCCGATCTTGCTACCACTTCTTTCATCATGGATTTGGACGATCAGTTGGCTGGACCCCAGCTCTATGCGAATTTTACTGAGATCATACGGGGTGACGATGTTCATCATTACCAGAGCCCGATTCCAGGCGGCCCTTCCGACCCTCCGGAGTATAGGCCACAGCCAGCGGATATGCCGGACCAGGTTCCTGAGACCTAACTCTCAGTCGACCTGAATGAGACCGCAGGTAGCCTGTATGACACTTGGTTCGACATGGGGGGACGCCACCATCTGCATTTAGAGTTGGGCCACAGGAGGCTCCACTGGGAGATCGGCGAGCGGCTAGGGTTAGGCGTCCGACTCGATGTGGCACAGGCTCACACCTACTTGGTCCATTCGGAGGCGACCATGATGTTGATGGTGACCAGCAGTAGCGCTGATTGTCTTCTTTCTGACCGTTATCCTTGTATGAATTATGActtatttattttctgttaGGATTAACGACTTGTGACAGTTATATCTGTATGAGTTATGTAGTTAACTTATTCTATGTTATTCTTAATGCTTCATGGCTATTATTTTTGTATGACTTATTGCAAATGACGATTACATTTTCTATCAATTTGCATTTTGCATCATGAGTTGTTACTATTAACATATAATCACCACTATACTCATAATCCGCTACAGGGTGTAGCGGATTATGCACAAACCCCTTTTGATCATAAACCGCTACAAGGTGTAGCGATTTATGAGTAATGCAGCCCTCAACGTAATCTGCGATACCCTGTAGCAAATTACGTGCAATTGAGTTCTGCTATAGAGCGTAGCAGATTATATACAGTTGCGTTTGTTGCATTTACGTCTAAAAATTGCCAATTTTGCATTTGCATAAAGCTTTTCTTCAATCGTTTTATTTCTGTAAATTGTCCTTATATTAACATGATTTATATTTgacaaactttatatcaaaatgaattataataaaataaatattgtttagattatattatttaaaattatttttaaataaaaatactaaaaaagacattaatttaaatattttttatattatcctatagatattttgatgataaaatattttttgtcttgTAACTTTTCATAAGATGACGAATATAATCCttcaataaaaaagaagaaagacaaGGGGTT
This window contains:
- the LOC130975575 gene encoding serine/threonine-protein phosphatase 7 long form homolog; its protein translation is MEDERRLYRLDGVAHIAGTIDEELSRCVHNVRRQQNMPLHDRIILYLERAGLYHLARLNAHWFWLDEPLVSAFIERWWPETHTFHMPFRECTITLQDVAYQLGLPVDGQAVSGVLPADASEETMHIYARAYIMMHLSTQLFMDKSANRVHLRWLPFVARLDDMDSYSWGAAVLAWLYRCMCRVANRNVTNLAGPL